In Mercurialis annua linkage group LG6, ddMerAnnu1.2, whole genome shotgun sequence, the following are encoded in one genomic region:
- the LOC126687107 gene encoding protein SAR DEFICIENT 1-like isoform X2, protein MSLHMAAKRFLDEPASDPTDHKRPRTRPSSTSGAHVMVNSVQNFCSILEPMLRKVVNEEMEITLNRLRVRSFTRSPSLQIRAPEPSPSRLQLIFKEKLLLPIFTGSKIVDINGNSLQIQLVDTTEDGVKIPTSLTHPVKLEVVVLDGDFPSDDRATWTSEEFDNKIVKERTGKRPLLAGDCLTVTLRDGIAGIGDVEFTDNSSWIRGRKFRVGARVVLGSSQGVMIREAMSDAFVVKDHRGELYKKHYPPMLNDEVWRLEKIGKDGAFHKKLSASNIENVQDFLKLSIVDKSKLKTILGNGMSEKMWEVTLKHARTCEMGNKHYIFNEHNFTVTLNPICQIMNAIIDGQAYSTQDLPTINRSYIENLARQAYAKWSSLEEIIAVSSENLVDQYSNDHHQAMVKSYHQIDHSSERYFEMGDQINDTDMGYFNWNHDEPINPGIRYDLSESSSGLIPGSFI, encoded by the exons ATGTCCTTACATATGGCGGCAAAACGGTTTCTTGATGAACCTGCTTCAGACCCGACTGATCATAAACGACCCAGAACCAGACCTTCTTCTACTTC TGGAGCTCATGTTATGGTGAATTCCGTACAGAATTTCTGTTCGATCTTGGAGCCAATGCTTAGAAAAGTG GTGAATGAAGAAATGGAGATTACTCTAAATCGGTTACGTGTACGCTCTTTCACTCGCTCTCCTTCGCTACAAATCCGGGCTCCAGAACCATCGCCATCAAGATTACAACTTATCTTCAAGGAAAAACTTTTGCTACCGATATTTACCGGAAGCAAAATCGTCGACATTAATGGCAATTCTCTTCAAATCCAACTAGTAGACACAACTGAGGATGGTGTAAAGATCCCAACATCTCTTACTCATCCAGTAAAACTAGAGGTTGTTGTTCTTGATGGAGATTTCCCTTCAGATGATAGGGCCACGTGGACTAGCgaagagtttgacaataaaaTCGTGAAGGAACGAACCGGAAAAAGGCCGTTGCTGGCTGGAGATTGCTTGACGGTTACGTTAAGAGATGGAATTGCCGGAATTGGAGACGTTGAGTTTACGGATAATTCGAGCTGGATTCGGGGCAGAAAATTTCGAGTTGGTGCTCGAGTTGTTCTTGGTAGCTCTCAAGGTGTTATGATTCGTGAAGCAATGAGTGATGCTTTTGTTGTTAAGGATCATCGTGGAGAAT TGTACAAGAAACATTATCCACCAATGTTGAACGATGAAGTTTGGCGCCTTGAAAAGATTGGGAAAGATGGAGCTTTCCACAAGAAACTATCTGCTTCAAACATTGAAAATGTTCAAGATTTCTTGAAATTGTCCATTGTTGACAAATCCAAGCTCAAGACG ATTTTAGGAAATGGGATGTCTGAAAAAATGTGGGAAGTAACATTAAAGCATGCAAGGACATGTGAGATGGGCAACAAACATTACATTTTTAATGAACATAATTTCACTGTCACATTAAACCCTATTTGTCAAATTATGAATGCTATTATTGATGGCCAAGCTTACTCTACTCAAGATCTTCCAACCATTAATAGG AGCTATATTGAAAATTTGGCAAGACAAGCGTATGCAAAATGGAGTTCCTTAGAAGAGATTATTGCAGTTTCAA GTGAGAATCTAGTGGATCAATACTCTAATGATCATCATCAAGCAATGGTAAAATCATATCATCAAATTGATCATTCAAGTGAGAGATATTTTGAGATGGGGGATCAAATCAACGATACTGATATGGGATACTTCAATTGGAATCATGATGAACCAATTAATCCCGGCATCCGATATGACCTTTCTGAGTCCTCATCGGGATTGATTCCGGGGTCTTTTATATGA
- the LOC126687107 gene encoding protein SAR DEFICIENT 1-like isoform X1, with protein sequence MSLHMAAKRFLDEPASDPTDHKRPRTRPSSTSVQFLYSGAHVMVNSVQNFCSILEPMLRKVVNEEMEITLNRLRVRSFTRSPSLQIRAPEPSPSRLQLIFKEKLLLPIFTGSKIVDINGNSLQIQLVDTTEDGVKIPTSLTHPVKLEVVVLDGDFPSDDRATWTSEEFDNKIVKERTGKRPLLAGDCLTVTLRDGIAGIGDVEFTDNSSWIRGRKFRVGARVVLGSSQGVMIREAMSDAFVVKDHRGELYKKHYPPMLNDEVWRLEKIGKDGAFHKKLSASNIENVQDFLKLSIVDKSKLKTILGNGMSEKMWEVTLKHARTCEMGNKHYIFNEHNFTVTLNPICQIMNAIIDGQAYSTQDLPTINRSYIENLARQAYAKWSSLEEIIAVSSENLVDQYSNDHHQAMVKSYHQIDHSSERYFEMGDQINDTDMGYFNWNHDEPINPGIRYDLSESSSGLIPGSFI encoded by the exons ATGTCCTTACATATGGCGGCAAAACGGTTTCTTGATGAACCTGCTTCAGACCCGACTGATCATAAACGACCCAGAACCAGACCTTCTTCTACTTC GGTGCAATTTCTTTATAGTGGAGCTCATGTTATGGTGAATTCCGTACAGAATTTCTGTTCGATCTTGGAGCCAATGCTTAGAAAAGTG GTGAATGAAGAAATGGAGATTACTCTAAATCGGTTACGTGTACGCTCTTTCACTCGCTCTCCTTCGCTACAAATCCGGGCTCCAGAACCATCGCCATCAAGATTACAACTTATCTTCAAGGAAAAACTTTTGCTACCGATATTTACCGGAAGCAAAATCGTCGACATTAATGGCAATTCTCTTCAAATCCAACTAGTAGACACAACTGAGGATGGTGTAAAGATCCCAACATCTCTTACTCATCCAGTAAAACTAGAGGTTGTTGTTCTTGATGGAGATTTCCCTTCAGATGATAGGGCCACGTGGACTAGCgaagagtttgacaataaaaTCGTGAAGGAACGAACCGGAAAAAGGCCGTTGCTGGCTGGAGATTGCTTGACGGTTACGTTAAGAGATGGAATTGCCGGAATTGGAGACGTTGAGTTTACGGATAATTCGAGCTGGATTCGGGGCAGAAAATTTCGAGTTGGTGCTCGAGTTGTTCTTGGTAGCTCTCAAGGTGTTATGATTCGTGAAGCAATGAGTGATGCTTTTGTTGTTAAGGATCATCGTGGAGAAT TGTACAAGAAACATTATCCACCAATGTTGAACGATGAAGTTTGGCGCCTTGAAAAGATTGGGAAAGATGGAGCTTTCCACAAGAAACTATCTGCTTCAAACATTGAAAATGTTCAAGATTTCTTGAAATTGTCCATTGTTGACAAATCCAAGCTCAAGACG ATTTTAGGAAATGGGATGTCTGAAAAAATGTGGGAAGTAACATTAAAGCATGCAAGGACATGTGAGATGGGCAACAAACATTACATTTTTAATGAACATAATTTCACTGTCACATTAAACCCTATTTGTCAAATTATGAATGCTATTATTGATGGCCAAGCTTACTCTACTCAAGATCTTCCAACCATTAATAGG AGCTATATTGAAAATTTGGCAAGACAAGCGTATGCAAAATGGAGTTCCTTAGAAGAGATTATTGCAGTTTCAA GTGAGAATCTAGTGGATCAATACTCTAATGATCATCATCAAGCAATGGTAAAATCATATCATCAAATTGATCATTCAAGTGAGAGATATTTTGAGATGGGGGATCAAATCAACGATACTGATATGGGATACTTCAATTGGAATCATGATGAACCAATTAATCCCGGCATCCGATATGACCTTTCTGAGTCCTCATCGGGATTGATTCCGGGGTCTTTTATATGA
- the LOC126687106 gene encoding protein SAR DEFICIENT 1-like, producing MSLHMAAKRFLDEPGSDPTDHKRPRTRPSFASVISEALMVNSAQNFCSILEPMLRRVVNEEMESSLNRLRARSFTRSPSLRIQAPEPSPSRLQLIFKEKLMLPIFTGSKIVDVNGNSLQIQLVDTTEDGAKIPTSLTHPVKVEVVVLDGDFPSDDRATWTSEEFDNKIVKERTGKRPLLAGDCLTVTLRDGIAGIGDVEFTDNSSWIRGRKFRVGARVVLGSSQGVIIREAMSDAFVVKDHRGELYKKHYPPMLNDEVWRLEKIGKDGAFHKKLSAANIKNVQDFLKLSIVDKAKLRTILGNGMSEKMWEVTIKHARTCEMGNKHYVFQGHNCTVTLNPICQMISAIIGGQTYTTQDLPTINRSYIENLVRQAYAKWSSLQEIIAVSSDIPLLKQGENLVDQYSNDHHQAMVKTYQQIDYSSERYCEMGDDHINNTNAHMGYINWHHGSPISPDIRYTISGPSSDGGVLTPRSNYMNGN from the exons ATGTCCTTACATATGGCGGCAAAACGATTTCTTGATGAACCAGGTTCAGACCCAACCGATCATAAACGACCCAGAACTAGACCGTCTTTTGCCTC AGTGATTAGTGAAGCTCTTATGGTGAATTCCGCACAGAATTTCTGCTCGATCTTGGAGCCAATGCTTAGAAGAGTG GTGAATGAAGAAATGGAGAGTAGTCTAAATCGGTTACGCGCACGCTCTTTCACTCGCTCTCCTTCGCTACGAATCCAGGCCCCGGAACCATCGCCATCAAGATTACAACTTATCTTCAAGGAGAAACTTATGCTACCGATATTTACCGGAAGCAAAATCGTCGACGTTAATGGCAACTCTCTTCAAATTCAACTAGTAGACACAACTGAGGATGGTGCAAAGATCCCAACATCTCTTACTCATCCAGTAAAAGTAGAAGTTGTAGTTCTTGATGGAGATTTCCCTTCGGATGATAGGGCCACGTGGACTAGTgaagagtttgacaataaaaTCGTGAAGGAACGAACCGGAAAAAGGCCGTTGCTGGCCGGAGATTGCTTGACAGTCACGCTAAGAGATGGAATTGCCGGAATTGGAGATGTTGAGTTTACGGATAATTCGAGCTGGATTCGGGGCAGAAAATTTCGAGTTGGTGCTCGAGTTGTTCTTGGTAGCTCTCAAGGTGTTATTATTCGTGAAGCAATGAGTGATGCTTTTGTTGTTAAGGATCATCGTGGAGAAT TGTACAAGAAACATTATCCACCAATGTTGAACGATGAAGTTTGGCGCCTTGAGAAGATTGGGAAAGATGGAGCTTTTCACAAGAAACTATCTGCtgcaaacattaaaaatgttcaaGATTTTTTGAAATTGTCCATTGTTGACAAAGCCAAGCTTAGGACG ATTTTAGGAAATGGGATGTCTGAAAAAATGTGGGAAGTAACAATAAAGCATGCAAGGACATGTGAGATGGGCAACAAACATTATGTTTTTCAGGGACATAATTGCACTGTCACATTAAACCCTATTTGTCAAATGATTAGTGCTATTATTGGTGGCCAAACTTACACTACTCAAGATCTTCCAACCATTAATAGG AGCTATATTGAAAATTTGGTAAGACAAGCATATGCAAAGTGGAGCTCCTTACAAGAGATTATTGCAGTTTCAAGTGACATTCCTTTGCTTAAACAag GTGAGAACCTAGTGGATCAATACTCTAATGATCATCATCAAGCAATGGTGAAAACATATCAACAAATTGATTATTCAAGTGAGAGATATTGTGAGATGGGCGATGACCATATCAACAATACTAATGCACATATGGGATACATCAATTGGCATCATGGTTCACCGATTAGTCCCGACATCCGATATACCATCTCCGGGCCATCATCGGATGGTGGCGTATTGACTCCCAGGTCCAATTACATGAATGGAAACTGA